One region of Desulfitobacterium chlororespirans DSM 11544 genomic DNA includes:
- a CDS encoding CDIF630_02480 family spore surface protein — translation MNDNKSKEKFMANPVERHDTAAWRADIKELKSESKVAIPTEDSVAEAKDWVDTTSLS, via the coding sequence ATGAACGATAATAAATCCAAAGAAAAGTTCATGGCTAACCCTGTTGAACGGCATGATACTGCCGCCTGGCGGGCTGATATCAAAGAATTGAAATCCGAATCCAAGGTAGCCATCCCCACAGAGGATTCCGTAGCCGAGGCCAAAGATTGGGTGGATACTACTTCTTTGTCATAG
- a CDS encoding ABC transporter ATP-binding protein has protein sequence MLKTIRRLIAWTGTRKNRLYWGFLWSFLSTLFTAMPVMAAAYVLNLMLEDQAGRLELTPIWALYLLIFMVFMILGRFFFSYLRAVFQESIAYEVTAEERMGIGNLLKRVSLGFFDRNTTGELVGAVTTDLSFVEMFAMKMIDSVIGGYVSALAMILCVAFYSWEVAVISVLGILLSALALGLMGFFSRRNAPVHQKAQNEIIAATLEYIRGIPVVKAYGKEGVSVESIRQAYRKHRQINVKIEQEYVPCSCLHLLALKSTSVVIVAVSAFQAVQGNLPIPVFLMLAVFSFIIFGHVEQINNATHVLQVIGPTLDKLEKIKQAEFIDERGKDKVLDNYTIEMADVVFAYDKRRILDGVTLTVPQNTTTAIVGPSGSGKTTICNLIARFYDVDSGSIRIGGTDVRELTCDSLLSNISMVFQNVYLFQDTIVNNIRFGKPDATMAEVIEAAKQARCHDFISALPEGYNTMVGEGGSSLSGGEKQRISIARAILKNAPIVILDEATASVDPENEHFIQGALSALTQGKTIIVIAHRMPTIAHADQILVLDEGRIIQKGAYKELVVQEGLFRRFITIRQQAENWSINDI, from the coding sequence ATGCTTAAAACCATACGCCGGCTGATTGCCTGGACCGGAACCCGGAAAAATCGTCTGTACTGGGGATTCCTCTGGTCTTTTCTCTCGACATTATTCACGGCCATGCCTGTTATGGCGGCTGCTTATGTCCTTAACCTGATGCTTGAGGATCAGGCCGGCCGGCTTGAATTGACTCCCATCTGGGCCCTTTACCTGCTGATTTTTATGGTGTTCATGATTTTGGGACGGTTTTTCTTCTCCTATCTAAGGGCTGTTTTTCAGGAAAGTATAGCCTATGAAGTGACTGCAGAGGAACGGATGGGCATCGGTAACCTGCTCAAGCGGGTTTCCTTAGGTTTCTTTGATCGCAATACCACAGGGGAGCTGGTGGGGGCAGTAACCACCGACCTATCCTTTGTGGAGATGTTCGCCATGAAAATGATCGACTCTGTGATCGGTGGATATGTCAGTGCCCTGGCCATGATCCTCTGCGTAGCCTTTTACAGCTGGGAGGTTGCAGTGATTTCAGTCCTGGGTATCCTTTTATCGGCCTTGGCCTTGGGTCTGATGGGATTTTTCAGCCGTCGGAATGCGCCTGTTCACCAAAAGGCCCAAAATGAGATCATTGCGGCTACCCTGGAATATATACGGGGTATCCCTGTGGTCAAAGCCTATGGAAAAGAAGGCGTCTCAGTGGAGAGTATACGCCAGGCTTACAGGAAGCACCGGCAGATCAATGTCAAGATTGAACAGGAATATGTCCCCTGCAGCTGCCTCCACCTTTTGGCTCTCAAATCAACATCGGTGGTCATCGTGGCGGTTTCCGCTTTTCAGGCGGTTCAAGGAAATCTGCCCATTCCCGTCTTTCTGATGTTGGCGGTGTTTTCCTTTATAATTTTTGGCCATGTGGAGCAGATCAACAATGCTACTCATGTCCTGCAGGTGATTGGCCCAACTCTGGATAAACTGGAGAAAATCAAACAAGCAGAGTTTATTGATGAGAGGGGCAAAGACAAGGTATTGGACAACTACACTATAGAGATGGCGGATGTGGTCTTTGCCTATGATAAACGCAGGATTCTGGACGGAGTCACTCTGACTGTTCCTCAAAATACCACGACGGCTATCGTAGGCCCTTCAGGCAGCGGCAAGACCACCATCTGCAATTTGATTGCCCGTTTCTACGATGTGGATTCCGGCAGTATTCGCATTGGGGGCACGGATGTGCGGGAGCTGACCTGTGATAGTCTCCTGAGCAATATCAGCATGGTTTTCCAGAATGTGTATCTGTTTCAGGATACCATAGTGAATAATATAAGATTCGGGAAGCCGGATGCCACCATGGCAGAGGTGATTGAAGCGGCCAAACAGGCCCGTTGCCATGACTTCATATCAGCTTTGCCGGAAGGCTACAATACCATGGTGGGAGAAGGGGGGTCCTCTCTTTCCGGGGGAGAAAAACAGCGGATTTCCATAGCCCGGGCCATCCTAAAGAATGCCCCCATTGTCATTTTGGACGAGGCGACCGCCAGTGTGGATCCGGAGAATGAGCATTTTATTCAAGGGGCTCTCAGTGCCTTGACTCAGGGCAAAACCATCATCGTCATCGCTCACCGGATGCCCACCATTGCACATGCCGATCAAATTCTTGTCCTGGATGAGGGGCGCATCATCCAAAAGGGTGCCTATAAGGAACTGGTGGTCCAGGAGGGATTGTTCCGGCGCTTTATCACTATTCGCCAACAGGCTGAAAATTGGAGTATTAATGATATCTAG
- a CDS encoding ABC transporter ATP-binding protein: MKSKQSGTFATIFYFAQECRSRMLLSVLCALISVAAGLVPFWGVYQIMMLFFGGSPGAEDILFWFGISVGGYVLKIMFYGISTTLSHRSAYQILENIRLGATERLMSAPLGEVLSQRAGKMKNIIVDRVETIELPLAHMIPEGISNFLFPLAIFIYLVFIDWRMALASLICVPLGAIVYGVMMRNFNSQYAAYMEASNHVNSIIVEYVEGIQVIKAFNQSTESYEKFAGAVSSFREFTLAWFQSTWKLMNLGNAILPSTLLGVLPVGVLLYIEGNLTPAELTLCMILSLSMVAPMIWFTVAVNEWKAVQYAIKDVNELLELPSLPDAACPVHLASFDVELKDVSFAYKESKGDVLQGINLQIPEGSYMALVGPSGGGKSTIARLIARFWDVGKGSITIGGTDIRKIPLAQLSQLVSFVTQDNFLFNCSLLENIRLGKPTASDEEAYAAARAAQCEEFVSRLEKGWATPAGEAGGKLSGGERQRIAIARAILKNAPIVILDEATAFTDPENEDKLQRSLAVLTKGKTLLVIAHRLSTIKNADQIFVLQEGRVVAGGTQQELLEKCSLYQDMWRAHTGARAWAANSGRKGEIAHA, from the coding sequence ATGAAAAGCAAACAAAGCGGAACCTTTGCCACTATTTTTTATTTTGCCCAGGAGTGCAGGAGCAGAATGCTTCTTTCTGTTTTATGCGCCCTAATCAGTGTGGCAGCCGGTTTGGTTCCCTTTTGGGGTGTATACCAAATCATGATGCTCTTTTTTGGTGGGTCACCGGGAGCAGAGGATATTTTATTTTGGTTTGGGATAAGTGTGGGAGGTTATGTGCTCAAGATCATGTTCTATGGAATTTCCACCACTTTATCACACCGATCAGCCTATCAGATCTTAGAAAATATCCGTCTGGGAGCGACAGAAAGACTGATGTCCGCTCCTTTAGGGGAGGTCCTTTCCCAACGGGCTGGTAAGATGAAGAACATCATTGTGGACCGGGTAGAAACCATTGAACTGCCGTTGGCGCATATGATTCCTGAGGGTATTTCCAATTTTCTCTTTCCCTTAGCCATTTTTATTTATCTTGTTTTTATCGATTGGCGAATGGCCTTGGCTTCCCTGATCTGCGTACCTTTGGGAGCTATTGTCTATGGGGTTATGATGAGGAATTTTAACAGTCAATATGCCGCCTATATGGAGGCCAGCAATCATGTCAACAGCATCATTGTGGAATATGTGGAGGGGATTCAGGTGATCAAGGCTTTCAATCAATCCACAGAATCCTATGAGAAGTTTGCCGGAGCAGTCTCCTCCTTTCGGGAATTCACCTTAGCCTGGTTTCAGAGCACCTGGAAGCTGATGAATCTGGGCAATGCTATTCTCCCCTCCACTTTGCTGGGAGTTCTGCCCGTGGGAGTACTCCTTTATATCGAGGGGAATCTGACTCCTGCTGAACTGACCCTCTGCATGATCCTATCCTTGAGTATGGTGGCTCCCATGATCTGGTTCACTGTTGCCGTCAATGAATGGAAGGCTGTTCAGTATGCCATTAAGGATGTCAACGAGCTCTTGGAGCTTCCCAGTCTTCCGGATGCAGCTTGCCCGGTTCATTTGGCCTCTTTTGATGTGGAGCTTAAAGACGTTTCTTTTGCCTATAAAGAGAGCAAAGGGGATGTGCTCCAGGGCATCAATCTCCAAATTCCTGAGGGCAGCTATATGGCCTTGGTCGGTCCCTCCGGTGGGGGGAAATCCACCATTGCCCGGCTGATTGCCCGATTCTGGGATGTCGGTAAGGGCTCCATCACCATCGGCGGCACGGACATCCGGAAAATTCCCCTTGCCCAGCTTTCCCAGCTGGTCAGTTTCGTCACTCAGGATAACTTCCTCTTCAATTGTTCTTTGTTGGAGAATATCCGTCTTGGCAAACCTACGGCCAGCGACGAGGAAGCCTATGCAGCCGCCCGAGCCGCCCAGTGCGAGGAGTTCGTTTCCCGTTTGGAAAAGGGCTGGGCTACACCTGCCGGTGAAGCCGGCGGCAAGCTTTCCGGCGGCGAACGTCAGAGAATTGCCATCGCCCGGGCCATCCTGAAGAATGCTCCGATCGTCATTCTCGATGAAGCCACAGCCTTCACCGATCCGGAAAATGAGGATAAGCTGCAGCGTTCCCTTGCTGTGCTGACCAAGGGGAAAACATTGCTGGTGATAGCTCACAGACTGTCGACCATAAAAAACGCCGACCAAATTTTTGTTCTTCAAGAGGGAAGAGTCGTTGCCGGGGGGACCCAGCAGGAACTTCTGGAAAAATGCTCCCTTTACCAAGACATGTGGCGGGCCCATACCGGGGCAAGGGCTTGGGCGGCAAACAGCGGCAGGAAGGGGGAAATAGCCCATGCTTAA
- a CDS encoding helix-turn-helix domain-containing protein, which produces MTLEEAADLGKNVFPIGKDESCTVFRLQDSTGEGLMTVYPVFPGVSLLYNDFHLESCTSYFRPGTDMFCIDHCREGRLEWEMDHGRCQYMEAGDLQMSTRVDHAGMFRFPLRHYHGITVALCLEEAGAVLPEILAGFSVDVNALREKFCSKNQLFIMRAGASIEHIFSELYSVPETIRDTFFKIKVLEMLLFLSTLEIPEGSRERPYFYKTQVEKVKRIMALIKKNPQNHYTLEQLSAEFDFPITAMKNCFKGVYGTSIYAYSKSYRMNAAAIKLRQTKESITTIAQQMGYDNASKFSAAFKSVMGMTPAEYRKSIV; this is translated from the coding sequence ATGACTTTAGAAGAAGCTGCAGATCTGGGTAAAAATGTGTTCCCCATAGGCAAGGATGAAAGCTGTACCGTCTTCAGGCTCCAGGACAGCACCGGAGAAGGTTTAATGACGGTCTATCCGGTTTTTCCGGGAGTGAGCCTTCTCTATAATGATTTTCATCTGGAATCTTGTACGTCCTATTTTCGTCCCGGGACGGACATGTTTTGCATTGACCATTGCCGGGAAGGGCGGTTGGAGTGGGAGATGGACCATGGCCGGTGCCAGTATATGGAGGCCGGCGATCTGCAGATGAGCACCCGCGTGGATCATGCCGGAATGTTCCGTTTTCCCCTGCGCCATTATCACGGCATCACGGTTGCCCTATGTCTTGAAGAGGCTGGGGCAGTGCTGCCGGAAATATTGGCAGGCTTTTCAGTCGATGTGAACGCTTTACGAGAGAAATTCTGCAGCAAGAACCAACTCTTTATTATGCGGGCAGGGGCAAGTATTGAGCATATTTTTTCCGAGCTTTATTCCGTACCGGAAACGATTCGTGACACCTTTTTCAAAATTAAGGTTTTGGAGATGCTGCTTTTCCTGAGCACCCTGGAGATTCCTGAAGGAAGCAGGGAAAGACCTTATTTTTATAAAACTCAGGTCGAAAAAGTTAAGCGTATTATGGCCTTGATTAAGAAAAATCCCCAGAACCATTATACTCTGGAGCAATTGTCTGCGGAGTTTGATTTTCCCATTACCGCCATGAAAAACTGCTTTAAAGGAGTGTATGGAACCTCGATTTATGCTTATAGCAAGTCCTACCGCATGAATGCCGCGGCTATAAAACTCCGTCAGACCAAAGAAAGCATTACAACTATTGCTCAGCAGATGGGCTATGACAATGCCAGCAAGTTCTCCGCCGCTTTTAAATCGGTCATGGGCATGACTCCAGCGGAATACCGAAAATCGATTGTCTGA
- a CDS encoding universal stress protein — MFAKILVPTDGSEYSRRALLTALEIGKKFNAEVILLNVLMTPEALGYLLTEDATVMQQQFNPNGEATLAATTKNVDLEGVRLTCRVKPGYPALVILEEIVSEGIDLVVMGYRGYTSLAGTFMGSVSQKVLAKTSRPVLLIK, encoded by the coding sequence GTGTTTGCAAAGATTCTTGTCCCAACGGATGGATCGGAATATTCCCGCAGAGCATTGTTAACAGCTTTGGAGATAGGCAAAAAATTTAATGCCGAGGTTATATTACTCAATGTACTGATGACTCCTGAGGCACTGGGGTATCTGCTCACCGAGGATGCAACTGTGATGCAACAGCAGTTTAATCCTAATGGCGAGGCCACCTTAGCCGCTACAACTAAAAATGTGGATCTGGAAGGAGTAAGGCTGACTTGCCGAGTAAAACCTGGCTACCCTGCCTTAGTGATCTTGGAGGAGATTGTAAGTGAAGGTATCGATTTGGTTGTCATGGGTTATCGTGGGTATACTTCGCTGGCCGGAACATTCATGGGGAGCGTAAGCCAAAAGGTTCTAGCCAAAACATCAAGGCCGGTACTGCTTATTAAGTAA
- a CDS encoding HPP family protein translates to MDSTPIMENEPKRSKVIKYLVKFKGHKRITPLVSPAPVDILITLLGTMLGISFLSILLFIYEIPMLAASLGASAVLVYGVPDAPLSQPRNVILGHMFSASIGVLTYQIFGITWWSVALGVTLAILVMLLTKTTHPPGGATAMLAVLNGAGPMFIVAPMLSGSIVLVLVAVLVNNLSPNRNYPRYWY, encoded by the coding sequence ATGGATAGTACCCCGATCATGGAAAATGAGCCAAAGAGGAGCAAAGTCATTAAATATCTGGTTAAATTTAAAGGGCATAAAAGAATCACGCCCCTGGTCTCCCCTGCTCCCGTAGACATTCTGATTACTTTACTTGGCACTATGTTAGGTATCTCATTCTTAAGCATCTTGCTGTTTATTTACGAAATTCCGATGTTGGCTGCTTCCCTGGGAGCATCAGCGGTCTTAGTCTATGGAGTTCCTGATGCCCCGCTGTCTCAACCCCGTAATGTAATTTTAGGGCATATGTTTTCGGCAAGTATAGGTGTATTAACCTATCAAATTTTCGGAATAACATGGTGGTCGGTGGCCTTAGGCGTCACTCTTGCTATACTGGTCATGTTGCTAACGAAAACGACTCATCCGCCGGGTGGAGCAACGGCCATGCTTGCCGTGCTTAATGGTGCCGGCCCGATGTTTATTGTTGCCCCAATGCTCTCGGGGAGTATAGTCCTGGTTTTGGTTGCAGTATTAGTTAATAATCTATCGCCTAATCGGAATTATCCGCGCTATTGGTACTAA
- a CDS encoding murein hydrolase activator EnvC family protein, translating to MWGLKVLSAVLMAGLILFGGSALLAEGQEDPVTKSEPVARTLEDFPSPIQGKPLRVAGEYYSEELETTLFHSGTDYAQAEGAVIRVKHAGRVTYAGPDPFLGHKVEVDCGEDWSVIYGGLKNLRVKEGDWVDVNQAIGQIGYYPDIFGNIEQTHLHYEVRHGDLVQVK from the coding sequence ATGTGGGGATTGAAAGTCTTATCTGCCGTCCTTATGGCAGGATTGATCCTTTTTGGCGGGAGCGCCCTGCTGGCCGAGGGACAGGAAGACCCCGTAACAAAAAGTGAGCCTGTTGCGCGGACTCTTGAAGATTTCCCTAGTCCAATTCAAGGAAAACCCTTGCGTGTGGCAGGAGAATATTATTCTGAGGAATTAGAGACGACACTTTTTCACTCGGGAACGGATTATGCTCAAGCCGAGGGCGCTGTTATCAGGGTTAAGCATGCCGGCAGAGTGACTTACGCCGGACCGGATCCCTTCCTTGGTCATAAAGTTGAAGTGGATTGCGGTGAGGATTGGAGTGTCATCTACGGTGGTTTAAAAAACCTGCGCGTTAAAGAAGGAGATTGGGTGGACGTGAATCAGGCCATCGGGCAGATCGGTTACTACCCGGATATCTTTGGCAATATTGAGCAAACACACCTGCATTATGAGGTCCGGCATGGGGACCTGGTTCAGGTAAAATAA
- a CDS encoding sigma-54-dependent transcriptional regulator: MNVHQRVLILDDEEDLRSILAQRLGRRGYEILEAATAQEGMALLQETIFEAVLLDIRLPDGDGLQLLQEMKKRQPDLQVIMLTGHGTLESAIEAMKAGAYDYLTKPCNLSELEITLQKALEQRKLLVENTGLRQVVHRQNAELLIIGDSEKMQSLKEITRKIAQTDTPVLLQGESGTGKELFARALHVWSHRSGQAYIPLNAGAVHETLMESELFGHEKGAFTGANAVKLGLVEMADQGTLFLDEIGEMPLNLQVKLLRFMETGEFRRVGDNRLRRVNVRIITATNRNLPEEVEAGRFRKDLYYRLTGMVLHIPPLRERKGDILQLAEYFLRKGLRRHLQGGNPAQDRPQGQTIYLAPETQEALLAYDFPGNVRELAHLIERGLILAEGPLIRIRDLWPEHGEGRVSIPTEIPLPAEERAAEMDEKVSKTESQGDQERQESEGDQEGQKSGGDQAEQENQEEMENHEERENQSESLEGYLTLAEIEKEYILATMKKVDGNKARAARLLGISVRNLYRKMEEYS; the protein is encoded by the coding sequence ATGAATGTTCATCAACGTGTCTTGATCTTAGATGATGAAGAGGATTTGCGTTCGATTCTCGCCCAGCGTTTAGGGCGGCGGGGATACGAGATTTTGGAGGCGGCGACGGCTCAGGAAGGGATGGCCTTGCTCCAGGAAACTATTTTTGAGGCAGTTCTTTTGGATATTCGCCTGCCTGACGGGGATGGGCTTCAGCTCTTGCAGGAAATGAAGAAGCGCCAGCCGGATCTTCAGGTGATTATGCTCACCGGCCATGGCACCTTGGAATCAGCCATTGAGGCGATGAAGGCGGGTGCTTATGATTACTTGACGAAGCCCTGCAATCTCTCTGAATTGGAGATTACGCTGCAGAAAGCTCTGGAGCAGAGAAAGCTCCTGGTGGAGAATACGGGGTTGCGGCAAGTGGTTCACCGGCAAAATGCCGAACTCCTGATTATTGGTGATAGTGAGAAAATGCAATCCCTTAAAGAAATAACCCGCAAGATCGCTCAGACGGATACTCCTGTTCTTTTGCAAGGGGAGAGCGGGACGGGGAAGGAGTTGTTTGCCAGGGCTCTCCATGTTTGGAGCCACCGCAGCGGCCAAGCCTATATTCCCTTAAACGCTGGAGCGGTTCATGAGACGCTGATGGAAAGTGAACTCTTTGGTCATGAGAAGGGAGCCTTTACAGGAGCGAATGCGGTTAAACTGGGATTGGTGGAAATGGCTGACCAAGGCACCCTCTTCCTGGATGAAATCGGGGAGATGCCCTTGAATCTGCAGGTTAAGCTCCTGCGCTTTATGGAGACCGGGGAGTTTCGGCGGGTAGGTGATAACCGCTTAAGGCGGGTCAACGTCCGTATTATCACCGCCACCAACCGCAACCTCCCGGAGGAAGTGGAGGCCGGGCGCTTTCGCAAGGATCTCTACTACCGCCTGACCGGCATGGTCCTGCATATCCCACCCTTAAGGGAACGGAAGGGGGATATTCTCCAGCTGGCGGAGTATTTCCTCAGGAAAGGGCTAAGGAGACACCTACAGGGAGGGAATCCCGCTCAAGATCGCCCACAAGGTCAAACAATTTATTTAGCCCCCGAGACACAGGAGGCTTTGCTGGCCTATGATTTCCCTGGCAATGTCCGGGAGTTGGCCCATCTCATAGAGCGGGGGCTGATTTTAGCCGAAGGCCCTTTGATTCGCATCAGGGATCTTTGGCCGGAGCATGGGGAAGGGCGCGTCAGCATTCCAACAGAAATTCCCTTGCCGGCCGAGGAAAGAGCTGCTGAAATGGATGAAAAAGTCAGCAAAACTGAAAGTCAGGGTGATCAGGAAAGGCAGGAAAGCGAGGGAGACCAGGAAGGGCAGAAAAGCGGGGGAGATCAGGCAGAACAGGAAAATCAGGAGGAGATGGAAAACCACGAGGAGCGGGAAAACCAAAGTGAGAGCTTAGAAGGATACCTCACTTTAGCGGAGATAGAGAAGGAGTATATCCTTGCCACCATGAAAAAAGTGGATGGAAATAAAGCGCGAGCAGCCAGGCTGCTTGGCATCAGTGTCCGGAATCTTTATCGGAAAATGGAGGAGTACAGCTGA
- a CDS encoding PAS domain-containing sensor histidine kinase gives MSEKRSPWWMRIKARVLVFGVLMSAVPLIILGLASFTAAQAYLEESIQKQNSERAVLLAGQIQDFIQNNADSLIQVTTTNALELVGADPLARETVLGTMLRGIPYLESLLVADPQAQVLGKVSRREVDYPVQEGEALPYLEFSAAESYSLSEVFFSVDGRPQVYLTVKIIDPQTRRNLGYLQAKTDLKALFNKFTSIQVGQGGIIYLTDGKGKLIGHSDFSRVLSQEDMTQNPSVRNFLAGKPPSLAENEYRNTDDIPVLGLYAPVGSPPWGVFIEQPVQEAYEPIARFALRVMGMMLVIILGVTLISIYFGLKLTQPIENLEAGVRRIIATEDLQAEVTQESDDEIGRLVQAFNTLLRRLADKTANLQAEQELLETVVHGIGAGMALLDQEKRLIWWNSLFAAWFGLENKNVKKLACEDLLRGEGPESSFGENGRVLALEVQGDKRYLRHSYYRLSSGNPENASYLLLLEDVTQQVEMEARVIQTEKMATVGLLASGVAHEINNPLAILSAHNEDLLDRLQEEGELPGKAEIQGILNIIAKQIDRCKQVTGRLLGYARPGRHSPDRMDANNAIEQTAALLAYRLKQKKMVLIKESEPGLWVEGDENEWQQVVLNILTNAIDASEEGSQVIVRAQRVKRPLALAEALPIDKGDEIQIEVEDHGQGISPQYLKKVFDPFFTTKPPGQGTGLGLFVSYGIVQKMQGKLFIESTEGKGTTVRINLPFQGRGDRP, from the coding sequence ATGAGTGAGAAAAGATCTCCTTGGTGGATGCGGATTAAAGCCCGGGTTTTGGTTTTTGGAGTACTGATGTCGGCAGTGCCCTTGATCATTTTAGGTTTGGCAAGCTTTACAGCAGCCCAGGCTTATCTGGAAGAAAGCATCCAGAAACAAAATTCTGAGCGGGCTGTCCTTTTAGCCGGACAGATTCAGGATTTTATCCAGAATAACGCCGATAGCTTAATCCAGGTGACCACCACCAACGCTTTGGAATTGGTGGGAGCGGACCCGCTGGCCAGAGAAACCGTACTGGGAACAATGCTGCGCGGGATACCCTATCTGGAAAGTTTGCTGGTGGCTGACCCTCAGGCTCAGGTTCTTGGCAAGGTTTCCCGCCGGGAAGTGGATTACCCGGTGCAAGAGGGGGAAGCGCTCCCTTACCTGGAGTTCTCTGCCGCAGAGAGCTATTCCCTCAGTGAAGTCTTTTTCTCTGTGGATGGCCGGCCCCAGGTGTATTTGACGGTGAAGATCATTGATCCCCAGACCCGCAGGAATTTGGGGTACCTCCAGGCGAAGACGGACCTTAAGGCTCTTTTCAATAAATTTACCAGTATCCAAGTTGGGCAGGGGGGCATCATCTATCTTACGGATGGGAAGGGAAAGCTCATTGGTCATTCGGATTTTAGCCGGGTGCTAAGTCAAGAGGATATGACCCAAAACCCCAGCGTCCGCAATTTCCTGGCTGGGAAGCCCCCCAGCCTTGCCGAGAATGAGTACCGCAATACCGATGATATTCCCGTTCTTGGACTATATGCGCCTGTAGGCAGTCCCCCCTGGGGAGTGTTTATTGAGCAGCCGGTGCAGGAAGCCTATGAGCCCATTGCCCGGTTTGCTTTGCGGGTGATGGGGATGATGCTGGTTATTATTCTGGGGGTGACCTTGATCAGTATTTATTTTGGTCTGAAACTGACCCAGCCCATAGAGAATCTGGAAGCGGGAGTTCGCAGGATTATTGCTACGGAGGATCTGCAGGCCGAAGTGACGCAGGAAAGTGATGATGAAATTGGCCGGCTGGTGCAAGCCTTTAATACTCTTCTGCGCCGGCTTGCCGATAAGACGGCTAACCTGCAGGCTGAGCAGGAGCTGCTGGAAACGGTAGTCCATGGGATTGGGGCTGGGATGGCTCTTTTGGATCAGGAAAAACGACTTATCTGGTGGAATTCCCTATTCGCCGCGTGGTTTGGTTTAGAAAATAAGAACGTTAAGAAGCTGGCCTGTGAAGATCTGCTGCGCGGGGAAGGGCCGGAATCTTCCTTTGGAGAAAACGGCAGGGTACTGGCTTTGGAAGTGCAGGGAGACAAACGTTATCTGCGCCATTCTTATTACCGGCTCAGCTCCGGAAACCCGGAGAATGCCTCTTATTTGCTGCTTCTGGAAGATGTGACCCAACAGGTAGAGATGGAAGCCCGGGTCATTCAGACAGAGAAAATGGCGACAGTTGGGCTGTTAGCCTCCGGGGTGGCTCATGAAATCAACAATCCCCTGGCTATTCTTTCCGCCCACAATGAGGATTTGCTGGATCGGCTTCAGGAGGAAGGGGAACTGCCCGGCAAGGCTGAGATCCAAGGTATCCTGAATATCATTGCCAAACAGATTGATCGCTGCAAACAGGTAACCGGCAGGCTTCTGGGCTATGCCCGGCCAGGCAGGCATAGCCCGGACAGGATGGATGCCAATAACGCCATTGAGCAGACGGCGGCTCTGTTGGCCTATCGTCTTAAACAAAAGAAAATGGTCCTAATCAAAGAAAGTGAACCCGGTCTCTGGGTGGAGGGTGATGAAAACGAATGGCAGCAGGTGGTGCTCAATATCTTAACCAATGCTATCGATGCCTCTGAAGAAGGCAGTCAGGTCATCGTGCGGGCTCAACGGGTTAAGCGACCCTTGGCCCTGGCAGAGGCCTTGCCCATAGATAAAGGGGATGAAATACAAATTGAGGTGGAAGACCATGGGCAGGGGATTTCGCCCCAGTACCTTAAGAAGGTGTTTGATCCCTTCTTTACCACCAAACCTCCGGGTCAGGGCACGGGTCTGGGCCTTTTTGTCAGCTATGGTATCGTGCAAAAAATGCAGGGTAAGCTTTTTATTGAGAGTACCGAGGGGAAAGGGACAACCGTTCGCATTAATCTTCCCTTTCAGGGAAGGGGGGATAGACCATGA